The Eubacterium maltosivorans genome includes the window GCGCATGATCCGCGAGGCTACCGGGGAGGAAACCCCTCTTCAGGGCGCGCACATTATCGTGGACGCGGGCAACGGCGCGGGCGGCTTTTTTGCGGAGGGTGTGCTGGCCCCGCTGGGCGCCGATACCCGGGGCAGCCAGTTCCTGGACCCGGACGGCCACTTCCCGAACCACATCCCCAATCCCGAGGATCAGGACGCCATCGACGCGATCCGCCGGGCCGTCATCGACAACCAGGCGGATATGGGCATTATCTTTGACACCGACGTGGACCGCTCTGCCGTTATCGACGAAAAGGGCGACGCCATCAACCGCAACGGCTTTATCGCTTTTATTGCCAGCATGCTGCTGGAAAAATACCCGGGTACCACCATTGTCACCGACTCTGTGACCTCCACCGGACTCACCGAGTACATCGAGAGCCTCGGCGGACATCACCACCGCTTTAAGCGCGGTTACAAGAACGTCATTAACGAGGCGGTCCGCCTGAACGAACACGGCGTGGAAACCCACCTGGCCATGGAAACCAGCGGCCACGGTGCCATCCGGGAAAACTACTTCCTGGACGACGGCGCATACCTGGTCACCATGGCGCTCATCAAGTTCGCCCAGCTGCACAAAGCCGGCAAGCCGCTCTCTGTGTTCTTAAAGGATCTCAAGGAGCCTGCTGAGGCGAAGGAATACCGTTTTAAGATCGGGGCTGAGGACTTTAAGGCCTACGGCCAGGAGGTGTTAGACGGCTTCCGGAAATTCGCGGAGGAACAGCCCGGCTGGAGTATTGTGGAGCCTAACTTTGAGGGGATCCGCGTCAACTGCGAAAAGGACGCCGGCAACGGCTGGTGCCTGATGCGCATGTCCC containing:
- a CDS encoding phosphomannomutase/phosphoglucomutase, with the translated sequence MEIQNITKLQNGSDIRGVAMEGVEGEHITLTQDMAMKIAYAFSKWLKVKTGKDSLSVAVGRDSRLTGPNLAQAVCLGLVSDGGHVYDCGIATTPAMFMTTLDPEMDCDGAVMITASHLPFNRNGIKLFTKDGGLNKEDIAEILEQAETIVTEFKIGGKREDCAFIPRYAANIVRMIREATGEETPLQGAHIIVDAGNGAGGFFAEGVLAPLGADTRGSQFLDPDGHFPNHIPNPEDQDAIDAIRRAVIDNQADMGIIFDTDVDRSAVIDEKGDAINRNGFIAFIASMLLEKYPGTTIVTDSVTSTGLTEYIESLGGHHHRFKRGYKNVINEAVRLNEHGVETHLAMETSGHGAIRENYFLDDGAYLVTMALIKFAQLHKAGKPLSVFLKDLKEPAEAKEYRFKIGAEDFKAYGQEVLDGFRKFAEEQPGWSIVEPNFEGIRVNCEKDAGNGWCLMRMSLHDPIIPLNIESDEAGGCEKIKAAIDVFLKDYPELEG